A DNA window from Paraclostridium bifermentans contains the following coding sequences:
- a CDS encoding trehalase family glycosidase: MLVYKNISNGTMIGHSINQEYVDLNSFLYKEKIILSEIAKTLNYNKDSEKYLKEVKYIRDYINKNMYDIETGYYYDLQIKQDKDKILVDRGKGTEGFMPLWANVATIQQAKSVRDDVMDEKNLIYKEVL; this comes from the coding sequence ATGCTAGTTTATAAAAATATTTCAAATGGTACTATGATAGGGCACTCTATTAATCAAGAGTATGTTGACTTAAATTCTTTTTTATATAAAGAAAAGATTATTTTATCTGAAATTGCAAAAACTTTAAATTATAATAAAGATAGTGAAAAGTATTTAAAAGAAGTTAAATATATAAGGGACTATATAAATAAGAATATGTATGATATTGAAACTGGATATTATTATGATTTGCAAATCAAACAAGATAAAGATAAAATATTAGTGGATAGAGGTAAAGGAACGGAAGGATTCATGCCTTTATGGGCAAATGTAGCAACTATTCAACAAGCTAAATCAGTAAGAGATGATGTAATGGATGAAAAAAATTTAATATATAAAGAAGTATTATAA
- a CDS encoding GIY-YIG nuclease family protein: MKLKDKVQSLPETPGVYFMKDKDKNIMYVGKSKSLKNRVSQYFLPSYNPSKKITRMIKFIDDIEIIKTDTELDALVLECELIKKLQPMYNTLLKNDKKYAYLKISTNEDYPCLECVSDNDCDELYFGPYTSIQKLENIVQVLNKYFKLRSCKGINKLKGCINNDLGFCMAPCKNKNEKEYSYSINKLIDTLNGSDKDLVNDFNKEIVESINTLNFEKASQFKENLDCIELILSRSEVINYMKSEKIIITSIDIDDIKKKAYIIKGKDIIYSEVVKKDFNEENLKDYFKQNFEQNYHVEKNKNYIEKADLDMASTIYNYLKSKSKLDFI, from the coding sequence ATGAAGCTAAAAGATAAAGTACAATCGTTACCTGAAACACCAGGAGTATATTTTATGAAAGATAAAGATAAAAATATAATGTATGTAGGAAAATCTAAATCTTTAAAAAATAGGGTATCTCAATATTTTTTACCATCATATAATCCATCAAAAAAGATTACAAGAATGATTAAATTTATAGATGATATAGAAATAATAAAAACCGATACAGAATTAGACGCACTGGTGTTAGAATGTGAACTTATAAAAAAGCTGCAACCTATGTATAATACACTTTTAAAAAACGATAAAAAATATGCCTATTTAAAAATAAGCACCAACGAAGATTACCCATGTTTGGAATGTGTTTCAGATAATGATTGTGATGAATTATATTTTGGACCATATACATCAATTCAAAAACTAGAAAACATAGTGCAGGTTTTGAACAAATACTTTAAACTAAGATCATGTAAAGGCATCAATAAACTAAAAGGGTGTATAAATAATGACTTAGGATTTTGTATGGCACCATGTAAAAACAAAAACGAAAAAGAATATAGCTACTCCATAAACAAGCTGATAGATACACTTAATGGTTCAGATAAGGATCTAGTAAATGATTTTAATAAAGAAATAGTAGAATCAATAAATACTTTGAATTTTGAGAAAGCCTCACAATTTAAAGAAAACTTAGATTGTATAGAACTTATTTTAAGTAGAAGTGAAGTTATAAATTATATGAAATCAGAAAAGATAATAATAACTTCTATAGATATTGATGATATTAAAAAAAAAGCGTATATAATTAAAGGCAAAGACATTATATACTCAGAGGTAGTTAAAAAAGATTTTAACGAAGAAAATCTGAAAGATTATTTCAAACAAAATTTCGAACAAAATTATCATGTTGAAAAAAATAAAAATTATATAGAAAAAGCAGATTTAGATATGGCTAGCACGATATATAATTATTTAAAAAGTAAATCAAAACTAGATTTTATTTAG